One Lysinibacillus fusiformis genomic window carries:
- a CDS encoding DMT family transporter, whose translation MRKYSFLLIISCIWGSQFFFVALVTNNIGAITLSVLKAIIGAICLSIISLFLIKENNKTTIRLYFFLALFEVVLPFILIAQGQKYVSSSIASMLIAMVPIFTLALLTLFFKKKAKKTEVLSIFLGFLGIVVLSWPDQTALNVSGNILGNVLLLMAAISFALSLILMEKLEGGSPVIHMRNVLWIATILLLPLSFIFEQPLHVNIIRTQIVSIVVLGVFHSGIVYLLYNLLIKEEGALFASFSNYIVPVVGVLLGYFLLNELLSMRHLVGICMILFALLFSNERIFKKSNIKI comes from the coding sequence ATGAGAAAATATAGCTTTTTGCTTATTATAAGCTGTATTTGGGGCTCACAATTTTTCTTCGTAGCTTTGGTAACGAATAATATAGGAGCCATTACTTTATCGGTGTTAAAAGCTATTATTGGAGCTATTTGCTTAAGCATTATTAGTCTGTTTTTAATAAAAGAAAACAATAAAACAACGATAAGATTATATTTTTTCCTTGCTCTGTTTGAAGTTGTATTGCCGTTTATCCTAATTGCACAAGGTCAAAAATACGTTTCGAGCAGTATTGCTTCAATGCTGATTGCGATGGTACCCATCTTTACACTCGCCTTATTGACGTTATTCTTTAAAAAGAAAGCAAAAAAGACAGAAGTCCTTAGTATCTTTTTAGGTTTTTTAGGCATCGTTGTTTTATCATGGCCTGATCAAACAGCACTGAATGTTTCGGGAAATATTCTTGGGAATGTACTACTGCTAATGGCTGCGATAAGCTTTGCATTGTCATTGATTTTAATGGAAAAATTAGAGGGAGGCTCTCCTGTAATCCATATGAGAAACGTTCTATGGATTGCTACGATACTGTTACTTCCATTGTCATTCATTTTTGAACAACCTTTACACGTGAATATTATTAGGACACAAATAGTATCGATTGTTGTATTAGGCGTTTTCCATTCAGGAATTGTCTACTTGCTCTATAATCTTTTAATTAAAGAAGAAGGTGCGCTATTTGCATCCTTTAGTAATTATATTGTTCCGGTAGTTGGTGTACTATTAGGCTATTTTCTATTAAATGAATTGTTATCGATGAGACATTTGGTGGGCATATGTATGATTTTATTTGCGCTGCTATTTTCGAACGAACGCATTTTTAAAAAGTCTAATATAAAAATATAG